The following nucleotide sequence is from Wolbachia endosymbiont (group E) of Neria commutata.
CAATAAAGCAACACCTTGATTTAAATTTTCCTTTAGCCATTTTGCAAAGCTGGGTATTGGAGAAAGAGTTGCATATGCTTTTATACTTTTAAACTCCTGTGATAATTTTTCTACAACCCTTTTAATCAAAAAATTACCAAGACTAATTCCAGATAACCCTGTTTGAGTATTTGATATTGAATAAAATATGGCAGCGTTTGCATTGCTCGGATCACCTGAAGGTACTGACTCATCCAAAAGGTGCTGAATGCTATCTGCAATTTTATTCACCAATGCAACCTCTACAAAAATCAAAGGTTCATTTGGTATTTTGTAATGGAAAAAAGCAAAACAGAGACGATCAGAATCCAGTCTGTTCTTTAGGTCGCTCCATGAAGAAATTTTATGTACAGCTTCGTACTTTATTAATTTTTCTAGTAATGATGCCGGAGAATCCCAAGTTATTTGATGAAGGTCCAATAAATCCACATCAAACCAAGCATAAAGTATGTTTTTTAATTCTTTCTCTAGTGAATTTAAGCTTTTATGTTGATTTTTAAACTTAAGCGCATCAGAACGCATATCAACAATAAATTTTAGTCCATCTGGTAAAGAAATAAACTGCTTTAATATTTTAGAACGTGGAGACTCAAGAATTTTTATCAAATCTTGCTCAAACTTATAGCTTAATTCAGGATTTTGATTTTCCTGATATTCGATAATTTTCTCATCTATTTCTTCTTTATTTGAGTTAAATTTTTCTGCTAGAGTTTGTAGGAATTTTATTTTTCCATCCTCTGATAAACTTAAGTATAAGTTACCAAGAGAAACAGTATTTTTTCGTGCTGAAACCTCTCCACCCCTTGGATTTAAGCACTCATTCATCTTTAAAATTAAAGTATCAATATCACGGCTGTTATTTAAATCTGGACTAATATTACCAATCCACGATCTTACAGCATCTGCAACCCCACCCAGCATCTTAAAAAAGCCCCTTACCACTTTTTTATCTTCAACTTTCACTAAATCAGTTTTTGTTAATGATCCTTTTGTCATAGACTTCCTTTAACTGCATCTCTATTTTAAATTAAAGGAGAATTTTACTCAACTATTATTGGCTAAAAGTTGTTTAATTCTTGACTTAATCTTGTAAAATTAATACTTTATTTACTGTTTGTAATTTAGATTAAAATGGCACTGAATCCACTAGAACAGTTTAAAGTATATACAATAATAGAGTTACCTAGATTATTTGGACACGACATAAACTTCACC
It contains:
- a CDS encoding malonyl-CoA decarboxylase; the protein is MTKGSLTKTDLVKVEDKKVVRGFFKMLGGVADAVRSWIGNISPDLNNSRDIDTLILKMNECLNPRGGEVSARKNTVSLGNLYLSLSEDGKIKFLQTLAEKFNSNKEEIDEKIIEYQENQNPELSYKFEQDLIKILESPRSKILKQFISLPDGLKFIVDMRSDALKFKNQHKSLNSLEKELKNILYAWFDVDLLDLHQITWDSPASLLEKLIKYEAVHKISSWSDLKNRLDSDRLCFAFFHYKIPNEPLIFVEVALVNKIADSIQHLLDESVPSGDPSNANAAIFYSISNTQTGLSGISLGNFLIKRVVEKLSQEFKSIKAYATLSPIPSFAKWLKENLNQGVALLNKLKIKQSSIEILESMEQFKTNVECSNEIKQSLLKLSAYYLLKVNNSNGNAYDPVAHFHLSNGASIKQLNWMADTSEKGISQSAGIMVNYLYELSKIDNNHENYMINKVVSHSKKVSSLLKE